The following proteins are co-located in the Pseudomonas sp. DY-1 genome:
- a CDS encoding DJ-1/PfpI family protein gives MAAKKILMLVGDYAEDYETMVPFQALLMVGHTVHAVCPDKIAGQSVRTAIHDFEGDQTYSEKPGHNFALNFDFAKVKAEDYDALLIPGGRAPEYLRLNAAVLELVKAFDKTGKPIAAVCHGAQLLAAAGVLEGRECSAYPACGPEVRLAGGQFVDIPVDAAHTQGNLVTAPAWPAHPAWLAGFLKLLGTKIEL, from the coding sequence ATGGCCGCGAAGAAGATTCTGATGCTGGTCGGCGACTACGCCGAAGACTACGAAACCATGGTGCCGTTCCAGGCCCTGCTGATGGTGGGTCACACGGTGCACGCCGTGTGCCCGGACAAGATCGCCGGCCAGAGCGTGCGCACCGCCATCCATGACTTCGAAGGTGACCAGACCTACAGCGAGAAGCCTGGCCACAACTTTGCCCTCAACTTCGACTTCGCCAAGGTCAAGGCAGAGGACTACGACGCCCTGTTGATCCCGGGGGGGCGCGCGCCAGAGTACCTGCGCCTGAACGCTGCCGTGTTGGAGTTGGTGAAGGCCTTCGACAAGACGGGCAAGCCCATTGCCGCGGTCTGCCATGGCGCCCAACTACTGGCGGCCGCCGGCGTGCTGGAGGGGCGCGAGTGCAGCGCTTATCCGGCGTGCGGCCCGGAAGTCAGGCTCGCCGGTGGCCAGTTTGTGGATATCCCGGTGGATGCTGCCCACACCCAGGGCAATCTGGTCACCGCCCCGGCCTGGCCGGCTCACCCTGCCTGGCTGGCAGGTTTCCTCAAGCTGCTCGGGACGAAGATCGAGCTGTGA
- a CDS encoding ribbon-helix-helix domain-containing protein has protein sequence MCELYVKADPILYESRSRSLRIRGVVTTLRLENQFWDILREIAEVDGMTTNQLITKLYDEVMEYRGEVINFASFLRVSCTRYLAQRRATVVELPKARAQG, from the coding sequence ATGTGCGAGCTGTACGTCAAGGCCGATCCCATCCTCTACGAGTCCCGCTCGCGCTCGCTGCGAATCCGCGGGGTCGTGACCACCCTGCGCCTGGAAAACCAGTTCTGGGACATCCTGCGAGAGATCGCCGAGGTGGATGGCATGACCACCAACCAACTCATCACCAAGCTCTACGACGAGGTGATGGAGTACCGCGGCGAGGTGATCAACTTTGCCTCTTTCCTGCGGGTGAGCTGCACCCGCTATCTGGCTCAGCGGCGCGCCACGGTCGTCGAGCTGCCAAAGGCGCGAGCGCAGGGCTGA
- a CDS encoding nuclear transport factor 2 family protein, with product MTATELVQAYYAAFNASDMPAFLALLSEDVVHDINQGERQQGKAAFAAFMDKMNRCYKERLSDIVVMQSADGSRAAAEFVVHGQYLSDDEGLPPAKGQTYVLPAGAFFHIHCGKIARVTNYYNLNDWVEQVV from the coding sequence ATGACCGCTACCGAACTGGTGCAAGCCTATTACGCCGCCTTCAACGCCAGCGACATGCCGGCCTTCCTCGCCCTGCTCAGCGAGGATGTGGTGCACGACATCAACCAGGGCGAACGCCAGCAGGGCAAGGCCGCTTTCGCAGCTTTCATGGACAAAATGAACCGCTGCTATAAGGAGCGACTGTCAGACATCGTGGTCATGCAAAGTGCCGACGGCAGCCGCGCCGCCGCCGAGTTCGTAGTGCACGGCCAGTACCTGTCCGACGATGAGGGCCTGCCGCCGGCCAAGGGCCAGACCTACGTGCTGCCAGCGGGCGCCTTCTTCCACATCCACTGCGGCAAGATCGCCCGCGTGACCAACTACTACAACCTGAACGACTGGGTCGAACAGGTGGTTTAA
- a CDS encoding GNAT family N-acetyltransferase translates to MQIRLLQGAAIAPHIEDLARLRLTVFREFPYLYDGTLDYEARYLSTYAESPESLFVLALDGQRVVGASTGLPMADETEEFQRPFRERGWDPKRIFYFGESVLQAEYRGSGLGVRFFAEREGYARRLGRFRHCAFCAVERPDDHPRRPPGYQPLNEFWARRGYSHHPELRTEYHWRDLDEDSQSAKPMSFWLKELTP, encoded by the coding sequence ATGCAGATCCGACTTCTCCAGGGCGCTGCCATCGCGCCCCACATTGAAGACCTCGCACGCCTTCGACTGACGGTTTTCCGCGAGTTTCCCTATCTCTACGATGGCACGCTGGACTATGAAGCGCGCTACCTCTCGACTTATGCCGAGTCACCGGAAAGCCTCTTTGTCCTGGCCCTGGATGGCCAGCGCGTCGTAGGTGCTTCCACTGGCCTGCCGATGGCGGATGAAACGGAGGAGTTCCAGCGGCCCTTCCGCGAGCGGGGCTGGGACCCGAAGCGCATCTTCTACTTCGGTGAGTCCGTGCTGCAGGCCGAATACCGGGGCAGCGGTCTGGGCGTGCGCTTCTTCGCCGAGCGCGAGGGGTACGCACGGCGCCTGGGTCGTTTTCGCCATTGCGCCTTCTGCGCGGTGGAACGACCGGACGATCATCCACGACGGCCTCCGGGCTACCAGCCGCTCAATGAGTTCTGGGCGCGGCGTGGCTATAGCCACCATCCGGAGCTGCGCACCGAATACCACTGGCGCGACCTGGACGAAGATTCGCAGTCGGCCAAACCCATGTCCTTCTGGCTCAAGGAGCTCACTCCATGA
- a CDS encoding phosphatidylserine/phosphatidylglycerophosphate/cardiolipin synthase family protein, translating to MGQIFPWKSGNRLELLIDGPQFFPIMLTAIARAEYQVALELYLVEDGRCSEALVDALCVAAVRGVRVRCLFDDFGSLKLGRVLRERLNDAGVLLQFYNPLRWRRGFRNLYRDHRKILVVDDRLAFVGGTGATDEFWDPAQEASRWHEVMVAIEGPLVAHWQLIFDYQWLANLGRRPWKSGDAPGLAHLPPYPAVGEGLGRLAYADASQHRDIVQSLVRSIRTARNRVWLATPYFLPSWKVRRALIKAARQGVEVRLLLTSRHTDHPPIRFAGQRYYPRLLRAGVRIFEYQQRFLHLKMVLADDWVSVGSCNFDHWNLRFNLEANVEALDQNFTQAVDACMRQDFSDSREITMDDWHARPLIKRLRQRLWGWLDRLVVNLLDRRR from the coding sequence ATGGGGCAGATCTTCCCCTGGAAGTCCGGCAACCGCCTCGAGTTGCTGATTGACGGCCCGCAGTTCTTCCCGATCATGCTCACCGCCATTGCACGGGCCGAGTACCAGGTTGCGCTGGAGTTGTACCTGGTGGAAGACGGCCGTTGCAGCGAAGCGCTGGTAGATGCGTTGTGCGTTGCTGCCGTGCGCGGAGTGCGCGTGCGTTGCCTGTTCGATGATTTCGGCAGCCTGAAACTTGGCAGGGTGCTTCGCGAGCGACTCAACGATGCCGGGGTGCTGCTGCAGTTCTACAACCCGCTGCGCTGGCGGCGCGGCTTCAGGAACCTGTATCGCGACCATCGCAAGATCCTCGTGGTGGATGACCGACTGGCATTCGTGGGCGGCACCGGCGCCACCGACGAATTCTGGGACCCGGCGCAGGAAGCCAGCCGTTGGCACGAGGTGATGGTCGCAATCGAGGGCCCGCTGGTGGCGCACTGGCAATTGATCTTCGACTACCAGTGGCTGGCCAACCTCGGCCGCCGCCCCTGGAAATCGGGCGATGCGCCGGGCCTGGCGCATCTGCCACCCTATCCGGCGGTGGGCGAGGGGCTTGGTCGCCTGGCCTACGCCGATGCCAGCCAGCATCGCGACATTGTCCAGTCGCTGGTGCGCAGTATCCGCACGGCGCGCAATCGTGTGTGGCTGGCGACGCCCTACTTCCTGCCGAGCTGGAAGGTTCGCCGTGCCCTGATCAAGGCCGCACGACAGGGGGTCGAAGTGCGCCTGCTGCTCACCAGCCGTCACACCGACCACCCGCCGATACGCTTCGCTGGCCAGCGCTACTACCCGCGCCTCCTGCGTGCCGGCGTGCGGATATTCGAGTACCAGCAGCGCTTCCTGCATCTGAAAATGGTGCTGGCCGATGACTGGGTCAGCGTCGGCTCCTGCAACTTCGACCACTGGAACCTGCGCTTCAACCTCGAGGCCAACGTGGAGGCGCTGGACCAGAACTTCACTCAGGCGGTCGATGCCTGCATGCGCCAGGATTTCTCCGATAGTCGCGAGATCACCATGGACGACTGGCATGCCCGGCCCCTGATCAAACGCTTGCGCCAGCGCCTTTGGGGATGGCTGGACCGTCTGGTGGTGAATCTGCTTGACCGCCGCCGCTAG
- a CDS encoding DUF2846 domain-containing protein, with protein sequence MGRRYLPILLLCAVLGGCSTPGAFFGATEGPAFQSIAPSDGEHALVYLYRPQSQWADQELEAPGIFLNKELIGSLPSNGYQALEFEAASYKLEVRRPLFGSYWTLFADGPLDFTLVTSFALDASAGRTYFLRYDELDPPPKNSEQPGAGNGPLQLVEESLGSQEITATRQVKPIERVAASGEVVRPQEGFWRGVGRVLDKIGI encoded by the coding sequence ATGGGCCGCCGATACCTGCCGATCCTGCTGCTGTGCGCCGTGCTGGGCGGCTGTTCCACCCCAGGTGCGTTCTTCGGTGCAACCGAGGGACCGGCCTTCCAGTCCATTGCGCCGAGCGATGGCGAGCACGCGCTGGTCTACCTCTATCGGCCGCAAAGCCAATGGGCCGACCAGGAACTGGAAGCACCTGGCATCTTCCTCAATAAGGAACTGATCGGCAGCCTGCCGAGCAATGGCTACCAGGCATTGGAATTCGAAGCCGCCAGCTACAAGCTGGAAGTGCGTCGGCCCCTGTTCGGCAGCTACTGGACCCTGTTCGCCGACGGTCCACTGGACTTCACCCTGGTCACTTCCTTTGCTCTGGACGCCAGCGCCGGTCGAACCTACTTCCTGCGCTACGACGAACTGGACCCGCCGCCGAAGAACAGCGAACAGCCCGGCGCGGGCAACGGTCCACTGCAACTGGTGGAGGAATCCCTGGGCAGCCAGGAAATCACTGCCACCCGTCAGGTGAAGCCGATCGAGCGGGTTGCCGCCAGCGGTGAAGTGGTACGCCCTCAGGAGGGTTTCTGGCGCGGCGTGGGCCGGGTGCTGGATAAGATTGGCATCTGA